In Archocentrus centrarchus isolate MPI-CPG fArcCen1 chromosome 16, fArcCen1, whole genome shotgun sequence, a single window of DNA contains:
- the LOC115794004 gene encoding C-C chemokine receptor type 2-like — MSEWNATEDYYDDSYFNDNETYSPDIPTEFNKVFLTTLYSLVFILGFIGNGLVVCVLAKHRNQSNLTDICLFNLALSDLLFVFTLPFYTHYVSVGRWIFGGFMCRLISGSHQTGFFSSIFFMVVMTLDHYMIIVHAHRVARYRTMRAAIILTVLIWMLSLFVSLPDFIFTEETEDSHGFECDYPQNSTVWERYDLFTTNVLGLVIPLLVMVGCYSRIIPTLLTMRTTKKHRIVKLIICIVVVFFLLWVPYNISLFLNFLQERDIIPNNSSWYKNVRMSVTVTESFAYTHCCLNPIIYAFVGQKFMRRALQLLKRLVPGYGRDLSDSTFRRSSVMSRSSEVTSTFKL; from the exons ATGTCAG AATGGAATGCCACAGAGGACTATTATGACGACAGCTATTTTAATGACAATGAAACCTACTCTCCTGACATCCCCACTGAATTCAACAAAGTGTTTCTCACCACTCTCTATAGTTTGGTTTTCATCCTGGGCTTCATTG GTAATGGGCTAGTGGTGTGTGTCCTGGCGAAGCACCGCAATCAGAGCAACTTGACAGACATCTGTCTCTTCAACCTGGCTCTCTCCGACCTCCTCTTTGTCTTCACGCTGCCTTTCTACACTCACTACGTCAGCGTCGGCCGGTGGATATTTGGAGGTTTCATGTGCCGTTTAATCTCCGGCTCTCACCAGACTGGCTTCTTCAGCAGCATCTTCTTCATGGTCGTCATGACGCTGGACCACTACATGATCATCGTGCACGCTCACAGGGTTGCACGTTATCGCACAATGAGGGCAGCCATCATTCTGACCGTGCTCATTTGGATGCTgagcttgtttgtgtctctgccgGATTTTATCTTCACAGAGGAAACAGAAGATTCCCACGGGTTCGAGTGTGACTATCCCCAGAATAGCACAGTCTGGGAGCGCTATGACCTGTTCACCACCAATGTGCTGGGTCTCGTGATTCCATTGTTGGTGATGGTAGGTTGCTACTCCAGGATCATCCCCACTCTGTTGACCATGAGGACCACAAAGAAGCACCGCATAGTCAAACTGATCATCTGTATAGTGGTTGTATTTTTCTTGCTCTGGGTCCCATACAACATTTCCCTTTTCTTGAATTTTCTCCAGGAAAGAGATATAATCCCAAATAATTCCAGCTGGTACAAAAATGTAAGGATGTCAGTAACAGTCACCGAGTCTTTTGCTTATACGCACTGCTGCCTGAACCCTATCATATACGCTTTTGTGGGACAGAAGTTTATGAGAAGAGCCTTGCAGCTGCTGAAAAGGTTGGTGCCTGGTTATGGCAGAGATTTGTCTGACAGCACATTCAGGAGAAGCTCAGTTATGTCCAGGTCCTCTGAGGTCACCTCCACTTTTAAACTGTAG